From a region of the Streptacidiphilus albus JL83 genome:
- a CDS encoding ricin-type beta-trefoil lectin domain protein — protein MQHTPRWKRPLTAVLLPAAALALSLGGTATAAHAAGAAFPAHYAAPYLQISGSDAGDLAADMSATGLKDYTLAFLIPQSGCTPEWEDDGSGVGAFSSQISALQAAGGNVIISFGGADGGELAQTCTSVSALTAAYLNVVNTYGVTRLDFDIEGGVLGDSASNTRRDQALAALQAEDPAVQVDYTLAVAPNGLPSEELGVLQDAQNQGVKVTVVNLMTMDFGNGQNALADAESAAQDTAGQLESLYGISASAAYGRMGLTPIAGQNDDNEVFSQANASTLESFAAADGVAELSFWEVDGYDKPVGYAYSKIFNQITGGSSGGGSTTGPITGYEGLCVDDRSASTADFNPVQVYTCNGTAAQQWTVASGNTLQVLGKCLDVDAAGTTDGTTVDLYDCNGTGAQVWVPQSDGALLNPNSGKCLDDTNWSTTPGTQLQIWDCSGNANQQWKLP, from the coding sequence ATGCAGCACACCCCACGCTGGAAGCGGCCACTGACCGCCGTACTTCTCCCCGCGGCCGCCCTCGCCCTCTCCCTCGGCGGGACCGCGACCGCCGCCCACGCGGCCGGCGCCGCGTTCCCGGCCCACTACGCCGCGCCCTACCTGCAGATCTCCGGCAGCGACGCCGGGGACCTGGCGGCGGACATGAGCGCCACCGGCCTCAAGGACTACACCCTCGCCTTCCTGATCCCGCAGTCCGGCTGTACCCCGGAGTGGGAGGACGACGGCTCGGGGGTCGGCGCCTTCTCCTCGCAGATCAGCGCGCTGCAGGCGGCCGGCGGCAATGTCATCATCTCCTTCGGCGGCGCCGACGGCGGCGAGCTGGCGCAGACCTGCACCTCGGTCTCCGCGCTGACCGCCGCCTACCTGAACGTGGTCAACACCTACGGCGTCACCCGGCTGGACTTCGACATCGAGGGCGGCGTCCTCGGCGACTCGGCCTCCAACACCCGCCGCGACCAGGCACTCGCGGCGCTCCAGGCGGAGGACCCGGCGGTCCAGGTGGACTACACCCTGGCCGTCGCGCCCAACGGGCTGCCCTCCGAGGAGCTCGGGGTGCTCCAGGACGCCCAGAACCAGGGCGTCAAGGTCACCGTGGTGAACCTGATGACGATGGACTTCGGCAACGGCCAGAACGCGCTGGCCGACGCCGAGTCCGCCGCCCAGGACACGGCCGGGCAGTTGGAGAGCCTCTACGGCATCTCCGCCTCCGCCGCCTACGGCCGGATGGGGCTCACCCCGATAGCCGGACAGAACGACGACAACGAGGTCTTCTCCCAGGCCAACGCCTCCACCCTGGAGAGCTTCGCCGCCGCCGACGGCGTCGCCGAGCTGTCCTTCTGGGAGGTGGACGGCTACGACAAGCCGGTCGGCTACGCCTACTCGAAGATCTTCAACCAGATCACCGGCGGCAGCTCCGGCGGCGGTTCGACCACCGGGCCGATCACCGGCTACGAGGGGCTGTGCGTGGACGACCGCTCCGCCTCCACCGCCGACTTCAACCCGGTGCAGGTCTACACCTGCAACGGCACCGCCGCCCAGCAGTGGACGGTCGCCTCCGGCAACACCCTCCAGGTCCTCGGCAAGTGCCTGGACGTCGACGCGGCCGGCACCACCGACGGCACCACCGTCGACCTCTACGACTGCAACGGCACCGGCGCCCAGGTCTGGGTCCCCCAGTCCGACGGCGCCCTGCTCAACCCCAACTCCGGCAAGTGCCTGGACGACACCAACTGGTCCACCACCCCCGGCACCCAGCTCCAGATCTGGGACTGCAGCGGCAACGCCAACCAGCAGTGGAAGCTGCCCTGA
- a CDS encoding phytoene desaturase family protein, translated as MSDHRAATARSTARGTATARTRYDAVVVGGGHNGLVAAAYLARAGRSVLLLERLGHTGGAAVSTRAFTGVDARLSRYSYLVSLLPRKIMAELGLGVELRRRRISSYTPTQRDGRPTGLLVDNGDGAATAAAFRRLTGSDREFDAWREFYGRTARVAGAVFPTLTEPLPTRAELRRRVADDAAWEALFERPLGEAVEAAFADDLVRGVVLTDALIGTFTHAHDPSLRQNRCFLYHVIGNGTGDWDVPVGGMGALTDALAATARAAGVEILTECEVTSIQSDGTRAEVLFQGPGGREQTVGADQVLCNAAPTTLAALLGDEPSGPAPEGSQLKVNMLLTRLPRLRDRAVDPRSAFAGTFHIAESYRELETAYREAASGSVPPVAPSEIYCHSLTDPSILGPELREQGYQTLTLFGLHLPARLFAGPDHDAVRAAALAAVVAGLDGVLAEPLVDCLALDADGRPCIEARSPLDLERDLGLPGGNIFHRDLAFPFAAAEEEAAGPGARWGVATSRANVLLCGAGAVRGGGVSGIPGHNAAMAALGR; from the coding sequence ATGAGTGACCACCGCGCCGCCACCGCCCGCTCGACCGCCCGCGGCACCGCCACCGCCCGTACCCGCTACGACGCGGTGGTCGTCGGCGGCGGGCACAACGGACTCGTCGCCGCCGCCTACCTGGCCCGGGCCGGACGCAGCGTGCTGCTGCTGGAACGGCTCGGGCACACCGGCGGCGCGGCCGTCTCCACCCGGGCGTTCACCGGCGTGGACGCCCGGCTGTCGCGCTACTCCTACCTGGTCAGCCTGCTGCCCCGGAAGATCATGGCCGAGCTGGGGCTCGGGGTGGAGCTGCGCCGCCGCCGGATCTCCTCCTACACCCCCACCCAGCGTGACGGTCGGCCGACCGGACTGCTGGTCGACAACGGCGACGGGGCGGCCACCGCCGCCGCCTTCCGTCGGCTCACCGGCTCGGACCGCGAGTTCGACGCCTGGCGGGAGTTCTACGGGCGCACCGCCCGCGTGGCCGGGGCGGTCTTCCCGACCCTGACCGAGCCGCTGCCCACCCGGGCCGAGCTGCGTCGACGGGTCGCCGACGACGCGGCCTGGGAGGCCCTGTTCGAGCGTCCGCTCGGCGAGGCGGTCGAGGCGGCCTTCGCCGACGACCTGGTCCGGGGCGTGGTCCTCACCGACGCCCTGATCGGGACCTTCACCCACGCCCACGACCCCTCGCTGCGCCAGAACCGCTGCTTCCTCTACCACGTCATCGGCAACGGCACCGGTGACTGGGACGTCCCGGTGGGCGGCATGGGCGCGCTCACCGACGCCCTGGCCGCCACCGCGCGGGCGGCGGGCGTCGAGATCCTGACGGAGTGCGAGGTGACGTCCATCCAGTCGGACGGGACCCGTGCCGAAGTGCTCTTCCAGGGGCCGGGTGGGAGGGAGCAGACCGTCGGCGCCGACCAGGTCCTGTGCAATGCCGCGCCGACCACCCTGGCCGCGCTACTCGGTGACGAACCGTCAGGACCGGCGCCGGAGGGCTCGCAGCTCAAGGTGAACATGCTGCTCACCCGGCTGCCCCGGCTCCGCGACCGCGCGGTCGACCCGCGTTCCGCCTTCGCCGGGACCTTCCACATCGCCGAGTCCTACCGGGAGTTGGAGACCGCGTACCGGGAGGCAGCGAGCGGCTCGGTGCCCCCGGTCGCGCCCTCGGAGATCTACTGCCACTCGCTCACCGACCCGTCCATCCTCGGCCCGGAGCTGCGTGAGCAGGGCTACCAGACCCTCACCCTCTTCGGACTGCACCTGCCTGCCCGGCTGTTCGCCGGCCCGGACCACGACGCGGTGCGGGCCGCGGCACTCGCCGCCGTCGTCGCCGGACTCGACGGCGTCCTGGCCGAGCCGTTGGTGGACTGCCTGGCGCTGGACGCCGACGGCCGGCCCTGCATCGAGGCCCGCAGCCCGCTCGACCTGGAACGCGATCTGGGCCTGCCCGGCGGCAACATCTTCCACCGCGACCTGGCCTTCCCCTTCGCGGCGGCGGAGGAGGAGGCAGCAGGCCCGGGCGCGCGCTGGGGCGTGGCCACCAGCCGCGCCAACGTCCTGCTCTGCGGCGCGGGAGCGGTGCGCGGCGGCGGCGTCAGCGGCATCCCCGGACACAACGCCGCGATGGCGGCGCTCGGCCGGTGA
- the thrS gene encoding threonine--tRNA ligase, which translates to MRSLVHDREETPMPDHRRLGRELNLFDTDPLIGAGLPYWLPDGAVVRHTLEEYIREVERLAGYRHVYSPVIGKRELYEISGHWSHYSEDMFPPMDLGGEQVVLRPSLCPHHAVIYRSRAHSYRELPLRMAELGGMYRSELSGVLGGLTRVRAIQLNDAHIFCTLDQVAAEAGAALELIGRAYRALGIEPTRYRLSLPGAGGKYVAAPELWRRSTALLTEVLDSSGLPYEAAEGEAAFYGPKIDVQVTDHGGRESTLSTVQVDFHQPEQFDLHYIGADGAKHRPVMVHRSIIGSVERAVAHLIEQHGGAFPAWLAPTQLAVLPVSEDELPQAEALVDRCVRAGLRAELGGPERGTLGARIREARLAPYQAVIGAREAAAGTVALRLRDGRRPEPLPADELLARIAGLVAARSTELWAPAPA; encoded by the coding sequence TTGCGGTCACTCGTCCACGACCGCGAGGAGACCCCGATGCCCGACCACCGCAGACTCGGACGCGAGCTGAACCTGTTCGACACCGACCCGCTGATCGGCGCCGGACTGCCGTACTGGCTGCCGGACGGCGCCGTCGTCCGGCACACCCTTGAGGAGTACATCCGCGAGGTGGAGCGGCTGGCCGGCTACCGGCACGTCTACTCGCCGGTCATCGGGAAGCGCGAGCTCTACGAGATCTCCGGGCACTGGTCGCACTACAGCGAGGACATGTTCCCGCCGATGGACCTGGGCGGCGAGCAGGTCGTCCTGCGGCCGAGCCTCTGCCCGCACCACGCGGTGATCTACCGCTCCCGTGCCCACAGCTACCGCGAGCTGCCGCTGCGGATGGCCGAGCTGGGCGGCATGTACCGGTCCGAACTCTCCGGCGTGCTGGGCGGGCTGACCAGGGTGCGGGCCATCCAACTGAACGACGCGCACATCTTCTGCACCCTGGACCAGGTCGCGGCGGAGGCCGGGGCCGCCCTGGAGCTGATCGGGCGCGCCTACCGGGCGCTCGGCATCGAGCCGACCCGCTACCGGCTCTCGCTGCCGGGAGCGGGCGGCAAGTACGTCGCCGCCCCGGAGCTGTGGCGGCGCTCGACCGCCCTGCTGACCGAGGTGCTCGACAGCTCCGGCCTGCCCTACGAGGCGGCCGAGGGCGAGGCCGCCTTCTACGGCCCCAAGATCGACGTCCAGGTCACCGACCACGGCGGACGGGAGTCGACCCTGTCGACCGTCCAGGTCGACTTCCACCAGCCCGAGCAGTTCGACCTGCACTACATCGGGGCCGACGGCGCCAAGCACCGGCCGGTGATGGTCCACCGCAGCATCATCGGCAGCGTCGAGCGGGCCGTCGCCCACCTCATCGAGCAGCACGGCGGCGCCTTCCCGGCCTGGCTGGCCCCGACCCAGCTGGCCGTGCTGCCGGTCTCCGAGGACGAACTCCCGCAGGCCGAGGCGCTGGTGGACCGCTGCGTCCGGGCCGGGCTGCGGGCGGAGCTGGGCGGACCGGAGCGCGGCACCCTGGGCGCACGGATCCGGGAGGCCAGGCTGGCGCCCTACCAGGCGGTGATCGGCGCCAGGGAGGCCGCCGCCGGAACCGTCGCGCTGCGGCTGCGCGACGGCCGCCGACCGGAGCCGCTACCGGCCGACGAGCTGCTCGCCCGGATCGCCGGCCTGGTCGCCGCGCGCAGCACCGAGCTCTGGGCCCCGGCGCCGGCCTGA
- a CDS encoding MiAMP1 family antimicrobial peptide (Members of this family of antimicrobial peptides occur in plants, but also in bacterial genera such as Microbispora, Herbidospora, and Streptomyces.), with product MRMFGHRRLLAVGAIAAAVVMGSQAAAFASDFIAYPGPGYSGQAIDLSACGYNRIPHGYNGSYVFQYTGQTADAYNNPDASGVAAFRFTGDAQQDTPYGWQSVWIQC from the coding sequence ATGCGTATGTTCGGGCACCGGAGACTGCTCGCCGTCGGGGCGATCGCCGCCGCCGTGGTCATGGGTTCGCAGGCGGCTGCCTTCGCCAGCGACTTCATCGCCTACCCCGGTCCCGGCTACAGCGGCCAGGCCATCGACCTCAGCGCCTGCGGCTACAACCGCATTCCGCACGGGTACAACGGCTCCTACGTCTTCCAGTACACCGGCCAGACCGCCGACGCCTACAACAACCCCGACGCGTCGGGGGTCGCGGCGTTCCGGTTCACCGGTGACGCCCAGCAGGACACCCCGTACGGCTGGCAGAGCGTCTGGATCCAGTGCTGA
- a CDS encoding esterase/lipase family protein codes for MSGFAVSPFGQIQRVAVGDQPEVPPAGKTWNLDGDRGWGWIYYSDGAINGTLRRPIILSDGFSLGESDRVELYQGLNFGQYALISQLQQRGFDVIIVGYRDRSASILDNTRVVTECIMRAIQEREGSTPLVVGGFSMGGIVTRYALAKLESDGVDHETSHYISYDAPHRGAWIPISLQSFAYYVEIANGNLVQLIKSPAARQMLWRQKNGPYQAPAEHPDRREFLRQLELVGWWPLRPYKIGVANGRGDGEGNGFPPGEVALRVTGGIYKTTELYLQGDGPDRLVAYLKAPIINATRVYTQNYPELDSAPGGTLDSFGIAADALNSANQPTEAPHPSINFIPTVSALAVDGADIGVQADLDLPANNLSDRIELDAFRASSANTGHTEITRELCEWILEQLPRK; via the coding sequence ATGTCTGGATTTGCGGTATCCCCGTTCGGCCAGATCCAGCGGGTCGCGGTGGGCGACCAGCCGGAAGTGCCCCCGGCCGGGAAGACCTGGAACCTCGACGGCGACCGGGGGTGGGGCTGGATCTACTACTCCGACGGCGCGATCAACGGCACGCTCCGGCGCCCGATCATCCTCTCCGACGGCTTCTCGCTCGGCGAGAGCGACCGGGTCGAGCTCTACCAGGGCCTGAACTTCGGCCAGTACGCCCTGATCAGCCAGCTCCAGCAGCGCGGCTTCGACGTCATCATCGTCGGCTACCGCGACCGTTCCGCCTCGATCCTGGACAACACCAGGGTGGTGACCGAGTGCATCATGCGGGCCATCCAGGAGCGCGAGGGCTCCACCCCGCTGGTGGTCGGCGGCTTCAGCATGGGCGGCATCGTCACCCGCTACGCACTGGCCAAGCTGGAGTCCGACGGCGTCGACCACGAGACCTCGCACTACATCTCCTACGACGCCCCGCACCGGGGCGCCTGGATCCCGATCAGCCTCCAGTCCTTCGCCTACTACGTGGAGATCGCCAACGGCAACCTGGTCCAGCTGATCAAGAGCCCGGCTGCCCGGCAGATGCTCTGGCGCCAGAAGAACGGCCCCTACCAGGCGCCGGCCGAGCACCCGGACCGGCGGGAGTTCCTCCGGCAGCTGGAGCTGGTCGGCTGGTGGCCGCTGCGCCCGTACAAGATCGGCGTCGCCAACGGGCGCGGCGACGGTGAGGGCAACGGCTTCCCGCCCGGCGAGGTCGCGCTGCGGGTGACCGGCGGGATCTACAAGACCACCGAGCTGTACCTCCAGGGCGACGGCCCGGACCGGCTGGTGGCCTACCTGAAGGCGCCGATCATCAACGCCACCCGGGTCTACACCCAGAACTACCCCGAGCTGGACAGCGCCCCGGGCGGGACGCTGGACTCCTTCGGCATCGCGGCCGACGCGCTGAACAGCGCCAACCAGCCGACCGAGGCCCCGCACCCGAGCATCAACTTCATCCCCACCGTCAGCGCGCTGGCCGTGGACGGCGCCGACATCGGCGTCCAGGCCGACCTCGACCTGCCGGCCAACAACCTCTCCGACCGGATCGAGCTCGACGCCTTCCGGGCCTCGTCGGCCAACACCGGCCACACCGAGATCACCCGTGAGCTGTGCGAGTGGATCCTGGAGCAGCTGCCGCGCAAGTAG
- a CDS encoding dihydrofolate reductase family protein, which yields MSVSLDGYVEGPGREIDWHVIDDELHQYINDRLGAMGAFLCGRVTHQLMADYWPTADAEPGNSGPTVEFAGIWRSTPKIVFSRTMDDRAEWNTTVMRRVDLDEITALKQQPGGDLALSGADLAASFRALGLVDEYRIYVHPVLIGRGKPLFAPTDAKADLRLVENRTFRSGVVMLHYRRAERSADE from the coding sequence ATGTCGGTGTCCCTGGACGGCTATGTCGAGGGACCGGGGCGCGAGATCGACTGGCACGTGATCGACGACGAACTGCACCAGTACATCAACGACCGGCTCGGCGCCATGGGCGCCTTCCTGTGCGGCCGGGTCACCCACCAGCTGATGGCCGACTACTGGCCCACCGCCGACGCCGAGCCGGGGAACAGCGGGCCCACGGTCGAGTTCGCGGGGATCTGGCGGAGCACCCCCAAGATCGTCTTCTCGCGGACCATGGACGACCGGGCCGAGTGGAACACCACGGTCATGCGCCGGGTGGACCTGGACGAGATCACGGCGCTGAAGCAGCAGCCCGGAGGCGACCTCGCGCTCAGCGGCGCCGACCTCGCCGCGTCCTTCCGGGCACTGGGCCTGGTCGACGAGTACCGGATCTACGTGCACCCGGTCCTCATCGGCCGGGGCAAGCCGCTGTTCGCGCCCACGGACGCCAAGGCCGACCTCCGGCTGGTCGAGAACCGGACCTTCCGCAGCGGCGTCGTCATGCTGCACTACCGGCGGGCCGAGCGCTCGGCCGACGAGTGA
- a CDS encoding DUF1269 domain-containing protein: MSTLTVWKFPEADSAQEALETLEDLQKQQLITVHDGAVVSWPEGAKKPKTRQLSNMTGIGALGGAFWGMLFGLIFFIPLFGLAIGAAAGALGGALSDAGIDDSFIDQVKQKVTPGTSALFLLTSDVVVDKVVPAVEGLKGELIHTNLSDAQEHKLREAFHEE, translated from the coding sequence ATGTCCACGCTCACCGTTTGGAAGTTCCCCGAGGCCGACAGCGCCCAGGAGGCGCTGGAGACCCTGGAGGACCTGCAGAAGCAGCAACTGATCACGGTCCACGACGGCGCCGTCGTCAGCTGGCCGGAGGGGGCGAAGAAGCCGAAGACCCGTCAGCTCAGCAATATGACCGGGATCGGCGCCCTCGGCGGGGCCTTCTGGGGCATGCTCTTCGGGCTGATCTTCTTCATCCCGCTGTTCGGCCTGGCCATCGGCGCCGCTGCCGGCGCGCTGGGCGGGGCGCTGAGCGACGCCGGGATCGACGACTCCTTCATCGACCAGGTGAAGCAGAAGGTGACACCGGGCACCTCGGCGCTCTTCCTGCTCACCTCGGACGTCGTGGTGGACAAGGTGGTGCCGGCGGTCGAGGGGCTGAAGGGCGAGCTGATCCACACCAACCTCTCCGACGCCCAGGAGCACAAGCTCCGCGAGGCCTTCCACGAGGAGTAG
- a CDS encoding mechanosensitive ion channel family protein, which yields MDSNEEHAPDRPAPAPVGARRRIRTRKAVVTTTLALAGLFVSTYYGGLLGGSASHHRVADRAIAAGSALVFLVFALIAVRGATDDLVSLVPSRFGDTRVTTLRVLCLLTGYAMVVLGALSLLHVPWSRLILGGALTGVIVGIAAQPVLGNIFAGLVLLTARPFHVGQDVAVQAGALGGRISGNVVDMTLLFVELRTAEGTVLLPNTAVLNAAILPDPGSAPAPQPPTPQPPAAPAPGAPPAAGPIAPQH from the coding sequence GTGGACAGCAATGAGGAGCACGCCCCGGACCGACCCGCGCCCGCGCCGGTCGGCGCACGCCGCCGCATCCGTACCCGCAAGGCGGTGGTGACCACGACGCTGGCGCTGGCCGGGCTGTTCGTGTCGACCTACTACGGCGGGCTGCTCGGCGGCTCCGCCAGCCACCACCGGGTCGCGGACCGGGCGATCGCGGCCGGCAGCGCGCTGGTCTTCCTGGTCTTCGCGCTGATCGCGGTGCGCGGGGCGACGGACGACCTGGTCTCGCTGGTCCCCAGCCGCTTCGGCGACACCCGGGTCACCACGCTGCGGGTCCTGTGCCTGCTCACCGGCTACGCGATGGTGGTGCTGGGCGCGCTCAGCCTGCTGCACGTGCCCTGGAGCCGGCTGATCCTGGGCGGCGCGCTCACCGGAGTGATCGTGGGGATCGCCGCCCAGCCCGTGCTGGGCAACATCTTCGCGGGGCTGGTGCTGCTCACCGCGCGACCGTTCCACGTCGGCCAGGACGTCGCCGTCCAGGCCGGCGCCCTGGGCGGCCGGATCTCCGGCAACGTGGTCGACATGACCCTGCTCTTCGTCGAGCTCCGCACCGCCGAGGGCACGGTCCTGCTGCCCAACACGGCCGTGCTCAATGCGGCGATCCTCCCCGACCCCGGCTCCGCGCCGGCCCCGCAGCCGCCGACCCCGCAGCCGCCGGCGGCGCCCGCGCCCGGGGCGCCGCCGGCCGCCGGCCCGATCGCCCCGCAGCACTGA
- a CDS encoding enoyl-CoA hydratase/isomerase family protein, which produces MGEPSTAVGTDPAEETVLLHRDGHVGRIVLNRPRALNALDLGMVRGIDRALDAWEHDPAVRAVVISGAGERGLCAGGDVRAIRADVLAGGGAASRTFWREEYRLNARIARFGREAKPYVALMDGIVMGGGVGISAHGSVRVVTERSAVAMPETTIGFVPDVGGTYLLSRAPGELGTHLALTAAPVGAADAILCGLADAFVPAEDLPGLAAALAATEAAEAVRDRSATAPEGRLAEQREWIDGCYAADTVEEIVERLLASGVQEAKEAAETIAGKSPTSLKVTLAALRRARELPTLAAVLEQEFRVSCAMLAGPDLVEGVRAQVVDKDRTPRWSPSALAEVGAAEVERHFAPTDRRPLFG; this is translated from the coding sequence ATGGGTGAGCCCAGCACCGCCGTCGGCACCGACCCGGCCGAGGAGACGGTGCTGCTGCACCGCGACGGACACGTGGGCCGGATCGTCCTGAACCGGCCCCGGGCGCTCAACGCGCTCGACCTCGGCATGGTCCGGGGCATCGACCGCGCCCTGGACGCCTGGGAGCACGACCCGGCGGTCCGCGCCGTGGTCATCAGCGGCGCGGGGGAGCGCGGGCTGTGCGCCGGCGGCGACGTCCGGGCCATCCGGGCGGACGTACTGGCCGGCGGCGGAGCGGCCAGCCGCACCTTCTGGCGCGAGGAGTACCGCCTCAACGCCCGGATCGCCCGGTTCGGACGCGAGGCGAAGCCGTATGTGGCACTGATGGACGGCATCGTCATGGGCGGCGGCGTCGGCATCTCCGCCCACGGCAGCGTGCGGGTGGTCACCGAGCGCTCGGCCGTGGCCATGCCGGAGACCACCATCGGCTTCGTCCCCGACGTCGGCGGGACCTACCTGCTCTCCCGCGCGCCGGGCGAACTCGGCACCCACCTCGCCCTCACCGCCGCTCCGGTCGGCGCGGCCGACGCGATCCTCTGCGGCCTGGCCGACGCCTTCGTCCCGGCCGAGGACCTGCCCGGACTCGCCGCCGCGCTGGCCGCGACGGAGGCCGCCGAGGCGGTGCGCGACCGCAGCGCGACCGCGCCGGAGGGCAGGCTGGCCGAGCAGCGCGAGTGGATCGACGGCTGCTACGCCGCCGACACGGTCGAGGAGATCGTCGAGCGGCTGCTCGCCAGCGGCGTCCAGGAGGCGAAGGAGGCGGCCGAGACCATCGCCGGAAAGTCGCCGACCTCGCTGAAGGTCACCCTCGCGGCGCTGCGCCGGGCCCGGGAGCTGCCGACGCTGGCGGCGGTGCTGGAGCAGGAGTTCCGGGTCTCCTGCGCGATGCTGGCCGGTCCCGACCTGGTCGAGGGCGTCCGCGCGCAGGTGGTGGACAAGGACCGGACGCCGCGCTGGTCGCCCTCGGCCCTGGCCGAGGTGGGCGCGGCCGAGGTGGAGCGGCACTTCGCGCCGACGGACCGTCGGCCGCTGTTCGGCTGA
- a CDS encoding CoA transferase, with translation MTWTDDKATSDAWAALGGREDLLRSLSYRAVAGVLPARLPVRELARATVGVCSLAAAELLARRNGVPVPAVTVDEGAVATAFVSERHLRIDDRAPTGFAPLSGFWPTADGWVRTHANYPHHRARLLRALGIADTGDDRALRPLLAEELAARPALWVQEAVCAAGGLAVALARETAAPVRPLLERTVVGAAAPRVLPAATLPAEGVRVLDLTRVIAGPVATRTLAQLGADVLRVDSPRLPEDPDAHADTGMGKRSTLLDLAEAADRRTFEELLDSADVVVTGYRPGSLDHYGLAPDALLARRPGLVVAQLQAWDPAGPWAGRRGFDSLVQAATGIAVVEGGEDGRPGVLPAQALDHGTGYLLAAAVLRSLTERQVEGGGRLLGLSLAATASWLLHGIRPAPTGSTAVPYDPEPWLTEADSPYGKLRYALPPVHYAGAPADWRRTPTRWGSDLPRWS, from the coding sequence ATGACGTGGACTGACGACAAGGCGACCAGCGACGCCTGGGCGGCCCTCGGGGGCCGGGAGGACCTGCTCCGGAGCCTCTCCTACCGGGCGGTCGCGGGCGTGCTCCCGGCCCGGCTGCCGGTACGGGAGCTGGCGCGGGCCACCGTGGGCGTCTGCTCGCTCGCGGCCGCCGAACTGCTGGCCCGGCGCAACGGCGTCCCGGTCCCGGCGGTGACGGTCGACGAAGGGGCCGTGGCCACGGCCTTCGTGAGCGAGCGGCACCTGCGGATCGACGACCGGGCCCCGACCGGCTTCGCACCGCTGTCCGGGTTCTGGCCCACCGCCGACGGCTGGGTCCGCACCCACGCCAACTACCCGCACCACCGCGCCCGGCTGCTCCGCGCCCTGGGAATCGCCGACACCGGCGACGACCGGGCCCTGCGGCCGCTCCTCGCCGAGGAGTTGGCCGCCCGCCCGGCCCTGTGGGTACAGGAGGCGGTCTGCGCGGCGGGCGGCCTGGCCGTCGCGCTCGCGCGGGAGACCGCCGCCCCGGTCCGCCCGCTGCTGGAGCGCACCGTGGTCGGCGCCGCCGCGCCACGGGTGCTGCCCGCCGCGACGCTCCCGGCCGAGGGCGTCCGGGTGCTGGACCTGACCCGGGTGATCGCCGGGCCGGTCGCCACCCGTACCCTCGCCCAGCTGGGGGCGGACGTCCTGCGGGTGGACTCGCCGAGGCTGCCGGAGGACCCGGACGCCCACGCCGACACCGGCATGGGCAAGCGCTCGACCCTGCTCGACCTCGCCGAGGCCGCGGACCGCCGGACCTTCGAGGAGCTGCTGGACTCGGCCGACGTGGTCGTCACCGGCTACCGGCCGGGGTCGCTCGACCACTACGGACTGGCCCCGGACGCCCTGTTGGCGCGTCGGCCGGGGCTGGTCGTGGCCCAGCTGCAGGCCTGGGACCCGGCCGGCCCCTGGGCCGGACGGCGCGGCTTCGACAGCCTGGTCCAGGCCGCGACCGGCATCGCCGTCGTCGAGGGCGGGGAGGACGGCCGTCCCGGCGTCCTGCCGGCCCAGGCGCTGGACCACGGGACCGGCTACCTGCTCGCCGCCGCCGTGCTGCGATCCCTGACGGAGCGGCAGGTCGAGGGCGGCGGCAGGCTGCTGGGCCTGTCACTGGCGGCCACGGCCTCCTGGCTGCTGCACGGGATCCGGCCGGCGCCGACCGGGTCCACCGCCGTCCCGTACGATCCGGAGCCCTGGCTGACCGAGGCCGACTCGCCGTACGGGAAGCTCCGGTACGCCCTGCCGCCGGTCCACTACGCCGGGGCGCCCGCCGACTGGCGCCGGACGCCCACCCGTTGGGGCAGCGACCTGCCGCGCTGGTCCTGA